In Bacillus thuringiensis, the DNA window TGAACAATATGATGTTGAAACAGATAAAATTGCAATTGTCGAGGCGACAGAAGAGTACTATTTATTTTTAGTGAAACAAGAAGATTGCTATGATGTTGTCAAAGTAGAAACAGTGGATACAAATATCGACTATTATACGAAAGTGTATAAAATAAGCAGTTTTAATCATACTGCTTATCAAATGTAAAAAAACTCCCTTTCGGGAGTTTTTTTAGGATGCTTTTACTTCATGAGATTCGGTTAGTAAGGGCACTTTTTTCGCACCGCTTAGCTTAGCGATTATAAGGCCGATAAGCGCTCCGGCTAATGCTGGTATTAACCAGCCTATTCCTTCCGTATATAAAGGGATGAATTCAAAATATGGTGTGATAAATGAAACTGAAATACCACCTTGTTTTAATCCATCAAATATGCTTACGATTGCTGCTCCAATTAAAGCACCTATATAAACAGAGCGATATCCACCGAAATATTTATGCAGTAACGATAGTAGAACGAGTACAATTGCAATTGGATATACAACAAGTAAAATTGGAACAGAGATGGCAATAATTTTTGTTAAACCTAAGTTGGCAACTAATAATCCTAATGCACAAATGATGCTAGCGAACGTTTTGTATGAAAGTGTAGTCAATAATGTTGAGAAATATTGACTACATGCAGATACAAGTCCAACACATGTCGTTAAACAAGCGAGTGTAACGATTAGAGATAATAGAAGCAAACCGTATGGACCGAATAATTGCTGTACGATAACAGTAAGTAATTGTCCGCCATTTTTTGCATATCCGAGAGAGACACTAGTTGCACCAAGCCAGCCAAGTGCACCATATACAAGTACGAGACCAGTAGCGGCAATAAGTCCTGCTTTCGCTGTTGCGATGGCAATGGATTTACGATCCTTCACACCTTTAGAGCGAATGGCATTTACAACGATAATTCCAAATGCAAGCGCAGAAATGGTATCCATCGTTAAGTATCCTTCCATAAAGCCTTTGAAGATTGGAGAAGTTTGATACTCTTGCATTGCGGGTCCTGATTGCCCGAGTGGTGTAAATACACTTTTAACAAATAATAAGAAAATAGAGAGTAATAAAATAGGTGTTAATATATTTCCGATGCGATCGACAAGTTTAGATGGATTTAAACTAAGCCAAAATACGATAGCGAAGAAGATGACCGTGTATAAAAAGAGTGCTAGGTTACTAGAGCGAATTGTTTCTGGTAAGAAAGAACTAACACCCATTTCATAAGCGACATTTGCAACGCGTGGAATTCCCATAGAAGGACCGATTGCGATGTATACAACTACAGTAAAGAAAATTCCGAATAATGGGTGGACATGACTTGCGAGTTGTTGCATACCGTTTCCTGATAAAGAAATTGCAATAACAGTTAATAATGGTAAACCGACTCCTGTTAGTAAAAATCCAATCATTGCCGGCCAAAAGTTTTCACCTGCATTTTGTCCAAGCATGGGAGGGAAAATTAAATTACCTGCCCCAAAAAATAAAGAAAATAGCATAAGACCCGTGAAAAAAATATGTTTTTTTGATACAGTGTTCATTGTTTTTCCTCCTTTTTTAAAATTCATTTGTAAGAACACAAAAAACTCGTCCCTAAAGAAAGGGACGAGTTATATTTACCCGCGATACCACCCTAATTTATACATGTAGAAACGAGTCTATATGTATACGGCTTTACAACGTACAACATGATACGTGTTCCTTGTAACGGGGGACAGCCGGTAAGAACTTACTGTAACATTCGGTTCTACTTCTCGGAGATGATTTTCCGCTACGCACTGAACGTTGGCTTTCAGCAAATCGCCAACTCTCTGGGGGACAGTCCTATAACGTACTCGTTCTCGTCAATGAATTTTTATTCAAGTATTCTGACAGTATTGTTGCATGTTTTTTTTTGAAAGTCAATATTTTTTTTGGAAGATATATTTATATGCAGAAATATCGAATGTGATATTCGTTGTAGTAAAAGGAATGGTGAATTGTAAAAAGGGAGTAAAATTTTGTAGAGAATTGTAAAGTTTATAGAGAAAGTTGATATTTACAGGAGTAAAGAAGGTATTGTTTGAATTTACAGAGAATAATACATCAATCCACTTGCTGGAAAGAACAAACCAAAAGAGGTGACTGAAATGCTTGCGATGGGAGTATTATTTGGCATTATTGCTATAATTGGTTTTATGTGGTTATATTATTCGCGTTCGTTTAAACAAGCAGAAGTTTTACTCTTTCAAAAAGGTAGTTTGTTGACAAATCAGTCTAGATATTTAGTATGTCCGAAGTGTGGAAGTGCACAGGCCAGAAGTGGAGGGTATCAAGAGTGTTGCAAAAGTAGATTATGAAAGAAGGAAGCCTCACATTATTTTGTGAGGCTTCCTTCCTTACAATTTCATGGCACTCCAAATTGTCCACCGATCTCTTTCAATTATAGGAGAGGTGTTTTGTAATGCGATCTGGACCTGTTGTAGAAGTTGAGAAAGTTCATGATCTGTTAATTCGTAAAGAATGGATCGACCTGTTCGAGGTGATAAATCTTGTAGCAATGCCTCTACAGAATCATGTATTTTTCGTACTTCCCATTGTGTTTGAGTAGGGAACACGTGAAGAAAATATTTTTGTAATTCTTGTTGTATCGTGGTGGTTTTTGGACGTCTTTTTGATTCAATTTCAATAAGTTTTGGAAAGATAGAGAAAAAATATCCACGAATGTGTTCGGGGCTTCCAGGAATTATGCAATCTTCAATAGTTCGATCTTGTACAATGAGTACACCGTTTTTCTTTAATATACGAGAAGCTTCACGTAGAAATGTAGGAATGTCTTGTAAATGATGAATAACTGCGCGCGAAATAACAATGTCGAATGTATCATTAGGATATGGGACGCTATGTGCATCACCGTGAATGAAAGAAATGTTTGGAAAATCGCTACAATTTTCTTTTGCGGCCTGTAATATTTCTTTTGAAAAATCAAGCCCAACAACACTTTTTGCTCCCAAAAGGGCAAGTTCTTTCGTATAAATACCGCCACCACAGCCGATATCGATTATTTGCTTGTTTTGTATATTTGTAATACTCTTTATCATTTCGTCCCAAGAAATATGGGCGTTTCGCTGTGCGTATGTGTATTTATTATTTGCATCGTGAAAATTAATGGACATGAAAAAGACCTCCTTTCAATGCTTAGTATAGCGTATTTTATAGTGTTTCACGTTTTTGTTTTTTGTATGAAGATTATAAGGATTTCTTATTGTAAAAGGGAGGATTAAATTGAAAAGGAAATATGTATTATTATTGTTGTTGTTTGCTATGCTACTAGCATCTTGTAGTCAAGTTGAGCCAAAAAAAGAAACAAAAAAAGTAGAAGAGACGGTGAATGAAGTGAAAGAAACAATAGAGGTAACCGTTATACAAAAAAAACATAAAGAGAAAAAGTTACAGGAATCAGAAGCGAAGTTAGTAATAGATATTATAGATAAAGCGGAAAAACAAGACATAACAGGTAGTTTTGGTGAGCCGGAATATGAAATACAAATTAGTAGAGATGGAAAAAAAGAAACCTATTATGCATGGCTAAGAGGAGAAGATAGACGAGGATGGCTACAATATAAGAACGCTATGTACATGCTAAATAAAAAAGATACGGAAAAGCTTTTAGCTATATTTCCAAATGTTTCAGAACAAAAAGAAGATGAGATGCAGGCAGGTCCTTTAACGGAAGTCACAAAAAAAGATTTGCAGATTACCGCGTTTCATATTAAAGCAGGTGATCAACAAGTGAATTATACGGTACGATATACGATTTCACAATCACTATACAACAAGTTAGAGAAGGAACAAGAATATTATTTGCAAGTTATTTTCCCAGAAAAAGTTCAAAAATTAATTGGAGCAAAAGAGAGTGAAAAAATTTTAGGTGAAAAGGTAAAGGAAGGGTATAAACAGTATGAATTGCATGCTACTGTTCCGATAAAAGATGCTTCAGAATCACAATTAAAGTCATTAGAAACATATTATGAAAATTATGATTTGAAAATATTAAATAGTAAAAAAGAAAAAATAGGTGTTTTTCAAAATATCATTCAAATTGTTAAAGAGTATGGTGAAAAAATGAATTTACAAAGATAAAGTGACACTTTAATTAGCCCTGACGGATCAGGATGAATGTAATTTGTAAAGTTTATATGGCCTTTCCTAGGAAATGATAATAGAGAGGGGGAAAAACACCCCCTCTCTATTACTTTGCTTTTGCAGATGGCTCATTCATTGATTTTCGTGTAATAAGAAAAGAAATCATAAGAGCGGAAAGGATGATAAGAGCAATAAATACGTGATTGGGCAACAAATCTAATAATAATACGTAACTAACGGTATAAAAAATAAGAGTTGAAGCTAAAAACGATAGAGCACCTATTATGAGAGATTGCAAATTCATCTGTATACACCTCCTTTTATTTATATTTTTGGCTAAAAATGGATTAAATAAACGTTATTTCTAACAATAGAAAAAAATATGTCATAATAGAGAAAAGAACAAGCTTTCATGAATATGACTCATTAATGAGAGATAAAGGAGAGAAATATGAAAAAAAATAAAAAAGGATTATGGGGAATTATAGTTGCCATAGGTTTGTTTCTACTTTCTAAGTTAAAGTGGGTATTTGCAATTTTTAAATTAGCGAAATTTTCAACGGTATTTAGTATGTTTCTATCACTTGGTGCATACGCAGTTATATATGGTTGGAAATTTGGAGTAGCGCTCATTTATTTATTGTTTATTCATGAAATGGGTCATTTATGGGCTGCGAAAAGAAAGGGTATACCAACATCGCCAGCAATATTTATTCCATTTATGGGCGCTCTTATTGGGATGAAAGAGATGCCGAAAAATGCAAAAGATGAAGCTTACATCGCCTACATGGGACCTCTTTTCGGGTTGTTGTCATTTTTACCTGCGATTCCACTTTATATAATAACGAAAGAGCCATTTTGGGCATTAATTATTTTACTTGGAAGTATGATTAACTTCTTTAACTTGATTCCAGTTTCTCCATTAGATGGTGGGCGAATTATCTCAGTTGTAAGCACAAAGATTTGGGGAGCGGGCCTTATTGTATTGCTCGGTTATTCCATTTACTTTAAAAGTATTTTGGGAGGATTTATTTTTATTATCGGCTGTATGGAATTATATAGAGTAATAAAGAGAGATGAGCCAATCAAGGAATTAGGATATAGAATTGATGGAATGAAAGAATATGTTGCAAGGCTTGAAGAGGAGTTAAAAGAAACAGGTGCGGTGCATCGAAATATATATATGATGCAACATGAAATAAATATATTAAGGCAAAAAGAAAGAGAGAAAGAATTAAAAGTAGGAGAACTTCAAAAGATTGAAGTGTTAGAGCACCTTTTACCAAAGTTTGAGCCGCTTGATTACGTTCCATATGAAGATGAAAAAGAAACGCATACAATTCATATAAGAGAAGCATTTGAAGTGTCAGAAAGGAAATTACAGGAATGGGATACAGAAAAGAGACAACAAGAAAACTATTATAAAGTGGATACGAAAACGAAATGGACGGTATTTGCTTGTTATATCGGACTAATGGCTATTCTTGGTTATACAGCTTATGAAGGGTACATTGTTTTACAAGAGCATTTGCCAAGGCGAAGTGTGTAGAAAAATAGTGTCGAAATGATGGGAAGGATTTGTACAGGAATTATAATTCTACGAGAGAATGTTACAAGTATAGTCATACATTGTAATATCTTTAGTAGAGAAGGAGTTCTGTATATGAAGAAATTGTTACGTGTATTCGGGGTTATTATCGTGATGATCATTGCGAGTTATAGTCTTATGAAAGTGCTGTTACATTATGCGAATAAGCCTGCTGAGGTAAATACAATAGCTCAAATAGAAGATGCGCAAGAAGAGACGAAAGTGCTAGATTTTATTCGTATGACGCATGAGAGTTATAATAATTTCTTAAATTATGGTAAAGCAGAGAATTATACAGAAGGGGACTGGAACCAATTTAAACAATGGTTTCAACAACAAGAACCATCTTTAAAAAATATACATACGGAAATAAAGAATGAAAAAATAAAACGCGATGTAAATAGAAGCTATGAAATTGTGAAAAAAGGTGTGGAACTTCAAAATATTGAGTATGTAGTGTATGCCCACCGTGTATATCATGACTTAGATATTATCGTAAATAAATATAGAGGTGAAACGAACATCTGGGGGTATACAGAGTTTGGCGATGGGAAAGATATAAGGGTAATTGAACAAGCAATACAGTCTAAATAATAAGCTAGCTAGCATTCTAGTTGGCTTATTTTCTTTTTGTAAGTGCAATGTTCATATATTTTTCACAAAAACACCGTGTTAATAGTGATTAAAATCACAATCTGTATTATACAATTCAGTTAAACTAAAAACAGTTAAGGAAATAGAGGAGTGGGATACAATGTTAAGTGCAAAAACAATTGAAATCGTAAAGTCAACAGTACCATTATTACAAGAAAAAGGCGTTGAAATTACAACGAGATTTTATGAAATTTTATTTTCGGAACATCCGGAGTTATTGAACATTTTCAACCATACGAATCAGAAAAAGGGAAGACAACAACAAGCGTTAGCGAATGCTGTTTATGCAGCTGCAACGTACATTGATAATTTAGAAGCAATTATTCCAGTTGTAAAGCAAATTGGTCATAAGCATAGAAGTTTAGGTATTAAAGCTGAACATTATCCGATTGTAGGTACATGTTTACTACGTGCAATTAAAGAGGTTGCAGGTGCACCTGATGAAGTTTTAAATGCATGGGGAGAAGCATATGGTGTCATTGCTGATGCATTCATTAGCATTGAAGCAGAGATGTATGAAGAAGCAGCACATAAAGAAGGTGGATGGAAAGATTTCCGTAACTTTGTGGTTGTTAAAAAAGTGAAGGAAAGCGATGTTATTACATCATTTTATTTAAAACCTGAAGATGGAGGGGAAGTTTC includes these proteins:
- a CDS encoding site-2 protease family protein — protein: MKKNKKGLWGIIVAIGLFLLSKLKWVFAIFKLAKFSTVFSMFLSLGAYAVIYGWKFGVALIYLLFIHEMGHLWAAKRKGIPTSPAIFIPFMGALIGMKEMPKNAKDEAYIAYMGPLFGLLSFLPAIPLYIITKEPFWALIILLGSMINFFNLIPVSPLDGGRIISVVSTKIWGAGLIVLLGYSIYFKSILGGFIFIIGCMELYRVIKRDEPIKELGYRIDGMKEYVARLEEELKETGAVHRNIYMMQHEINILRQKEREKELKVGELQKIEVLEHLLPKFEPLDYVPYEDEKETHTIHIREAFEVSERKLQEWDTEKRQQENYYKVDTKTKWTVFACYIGLMAILGYTAYEGYIVLQEHLPRRSV
- the brnQ3 gene encoding branched-chain amino acid transport system II carrier protein BrnQ3; this translates as MNTVSKKHIFFTGLMLFSLFFGAGNLIFPPMLGQNAGENFWPAMIGFLLTGVGLPLLTVIAISLSGNGMQQLASHVHPLFGIFFTVVVYIAIGPSMGIPRVANVAYEMGVSSFLPETIRSSNLALFLYTVIFFAIVFWLSLNPSKLVDRIGNILTPILLLSIFLLFVKSVFTPLGQSGPAMQEYQTSPIFKGFMEGYLTMDTISALAFGIIVVNAIRSKGVKDRKSIAIATAKAGLIAATGLVLVYGALGWLGATSVSLGYAKNGGQLLTVIVQQLFGPYGLLLLSLIVTLACLTTCVGLVSACSQYFSTLLTTLSYKTFASIICALGLLVANLGLTKIIAISVPILLVVYPIAIVLVLLSLLHKYFGGYRSVYIGALIGAAIVSIFDGLKQGGISVSFITPYFEFIPLYTEGIGWLIPALAGALIGLIIAKLSGAKKVPLLTESHEVKAS
- a CDS encoding DUF3922 domain-containing protein translates to MFLLTPINVSVIIELLTVHTKGRECMLVQTIFGMDKSKKLGDYVNALQALCEQYDVETDKIAIVEATEEYYLFLVKQEDCYDVVKVETVDTNIDYYTKVYKISSFNHTAYQM
- a CDS encoding class I SAM-dependent methyltransferase — protein: MSINFHDANNKYTYAQRNAHISWDEMIKSITNIQNKQIIDIGCGGGIYTKELALLGAKSVVGLDFSKEILQAAKENCSDFPNISFIHGDAHSVPYPNDTFDIVISRAVIHHLQDIPTFLREASRILKKNGVLIVQDRTIEDCIIPGSPEHIRGYFFSIFPKLIEIESKRRPKTTTIQQELQKYFLHVFPTQTQWEVRKIHDSVEALLQDLSPRTGRSILYELTDHELSQLLQQVQIALQNTSPIIERDRWTIWSAMKL